One genomic segment of Aquipluma nitroreducens includes these proteins:
- a CDS encoding GNAT family N-acetyltransferase, which yields MIQLHPVKNSDRLNSDFKEIYETSFPDDERREWTQLLEILDNKQFILNEIYDQQKYLGFISIWNLTEFNFIEHFAIRTTEQGKGYGTQTMEHVLSTNSKPIVLEIEEPLTETARKRMEFYERLNFTVNDFSYFQPPYSIGKSSVKLLLMSYPAKIKPEDFERIKDQIYHWVYGHNNEALESETIEDFLTD from the coding sequence ATGATACAATTACATCCGGTAAAAAATTCCGATAGACTAAATTCTGATTTTAAAGAAATTTATGAGACTTCATTTCCTGACGATGAACGAAGGGAATGGACGCAGTTACTTGAAATACTGGACAATAAACAATTTATTCTGAATGAAATTTACGATCAGCAAAAATATCTGGGCTTCATTTCGATCTGGAATCTGACAGAATTCAATTTCATTGAACATTTTGCCATTCGCACTACCGAGCAAGGAAAAGGCTACGGAACTCAAACAATGGAGCATGTTCTCTCTACAAATTCAAAACCGATCGTACTTGAAATTGAAGAACCGCTTACCGAGACTGCCCGTAAACGAATGGAATTTTATGAGCGGCTAAACTTTACAGTAAACGACTTCAGTTACTTTCAGCCACCCTATTCTATCGGGAAAAGCAGCGTTAAATTGTTATTAATGAGCTATCCTGCAAAAATAAAACCTGAAGATTTTGAAAGAATCAAAGATCAAATCTATCATTGGGTGTACGGGCATAACAATGAAGCTCTGGAATCAGA
- a CDS encoding GntR family transcriptional regulator: protein MEQFTFKLDASSSQTKIQQLIHAVSEAINLGILKDGDFLPSVNQLNRESGISRDTIFKAYSILKQRSIISSTPTKGYFVSSESYRVFILLDDFSAFKEQLYKSLRANIPDTYSIDLLFHHYNPEIFNQLILNSLGRYSMYIVMNIDNKSLEEVVRKIDPKKLLILDMGFDPKNEVSSLTQDFNQAVYDCLSSGLELIQKYQEFILVFPKNTPHPIETIDAFNRFCTEHQLKHNVLENIDDREVQPGQAYLVIKDSDLVKIVKDCKKNSYQIGKDVGIISYNDSPMKEIVGSGITVISTDFIRLGKDCANFIVNKERVNAVMPTRLIIRSSL from the coding sequence ATGGAACAATTTACATTTAAATTAGACGCAAGTTCTTCTCAAACCAAGATACAGCAATTGATTCATGCTGTTAGCGAAGCAATTAATCTTGGAATTTTAAAAGATGGTGATTTTTTGCCCTCAGTCAATCAGTTAAACCGTGAAAGTGGGATCTCGCGCGACACCATCTTTAAAGCCTATTCGATTTTAAAGCAACGAAGCATCATTTCCTCAACTCCAACCAAGGGATATTTTGTTTCCTCCGAGTCGTACCGGGTATTTATTCTGTTAGACGATTTCAGTGCCTTTAAGGAACAACTCTACAAATCGTTGAGGGCAAATATTCCTGATACGTATTCGATTGACCTTTTATTTCACCACTACAACCCCGAAATTTTTAATCAGCTTATTCTGAACAGCCTGGGTCGTTACAGCATGTATATTGTGATGAATATCGACAACAAAAGTCTGGAAGAAGTGGTCCGAAAAATTGATCCGAAAAAACTGTTGATCCTTGATATGGGATTTGATCCTAAAAATGAGGTTTCCAGTCTCACCCAGGATTTTAATCAGGCTGTTTACGATTGTTTAAGTTCAGGGCTGGAACTTATTCAGAAATACCAGGAATTTATACTTGTTTTCCCAAAAAATACTCCGCATCCCATTGAAACCATCGATGCATTCAACCGGTTTTGTACCGAACACCAACTGAAACACAATGTACTGGAGAATATTGACGACCGCGAAGTTCAGCCGGGACAAGCCTATCTGGTCATCAAAGATTCAGATTTGGTTAAGATTGTGAAAGATTGCAAGAAAAACAGTTATCAAATTGGGAAAGATGTAGGCATAATTTCTTATAATGATTCTCCGATGAAAGAAATTGTTGGCTCCGGGATTACAGTAATCTCTACCGATTTTATTCGATTGGGTAAAGATTGTGCCAACTTCATTGTTAATAAAGAGCGAGTTAACGCTGTTATGCCCACCCGGCTAATCATTCGCAGTTCGCTGTAA
- a CDS encoding YkgJ family cysteine cluster protein, translated as MLEKIRKIERVFKQLDRETQKFGNQSNLKCLTNCNLCCLKKGLEANVLEFLPLAYHLVQNNLHEAALDLLDTEPEHCINLAKNPALGQTAGCGAYEQRGLICRLFGFSAVRDKNSKLAVYTCTHIKHEYPEEFKRASELINAKGMNIPLVTDFYYQIYFIDTQMANDYNPINVSIRKAIEHVAYYYSNRPIRKPNKKLNPQIGNK; from the coding sequence ATGCTCGAAAAGATCAGAAAAATTGAACGGGTTTTTAAACAATTAGACAGAGAAACCCAAAAATTTGGGAACCAATCGAACCTGAAGTGTTTGACAAATTGCAACCTGTGCTGCTTAAAGAAGGGATTGGAAGCCAATGTTCTCGAATTCCTGCCACTTGCCTATCATCTGGTCCAGAACAACTTACACGAAGCCGCTCTTGATCTTTTGGACACCGAACCCGAACATTGCATCAACCTGGCGAAAAATCCAGCGCTTGGACAAACAGCGGGTTGTGGCGCCTATGAACAGCGTGGACTTATTTGCCGACTTTTTGGGTTTTCTGCGGTTCGCGATAAGAACTCGAAATTAGCGGTTTACACCTGTACTCACATCAAACACGAATACCCTGAAGAATTCAAGCGAGCATCTGAACTTATTAACGCCAAAGGAATGAATATCCCGTTGGTAACTGACTTTTATTACCAGATCTACTTCATCGACACGCAAATGGCTAACGATTACAACCCGATCAATGTGAGTATCAGGAAAGCCATTGAGCATGTTGCCTATTATTATTCGAATCGGCCCATTCGAAAACCAAACAAGAAGTTGAATCCTCAAATTGGAAATAAATAA
- the arfB gene encoding alternative ribosome rescue aminoacyl-tRNA hydrolase ArfB: MPELTVNIPDLSAEFQFFTSRSSGPGGQNVNKVNSKVELRFDIQNSDLLSEDQKNILLIKLASKITSEGILSVVSQRDRSQLSNKEDAIEKLYLLISKALTPVKPRKNTRPTKGSIEKRLATKRIKSEIKQNRQKFDD, encoded by the coding sequence ATGCCGGAACTTACAGTAAATATTCCTGATCTCTCCGCTGAATTTCAATTCTTTACATCGCGCAGCAGTGGCCCTGGCGGTCAAAATGTAAACAAGGTGAATTCGAAAGTTGAACTTCGGTTCGACATTCAGAACTCCGACTTGCTGTCTGAAGATCAAAAGAATATACTTCTGATCAAACTGGCATCAAAAATTACTTCTGAAGGAATATTGAGCGTTGTTTCTCAGCGCGACCGCTCGCAACTCTCGAACAAGGAAGATGCCATTGAAAAGCTGTATTTACTTATTTCAAAAGCTCTGACGCCGGTTAAACCCAGAAAAAATACCAGACCAACAAAAGGCTCAATAGAAAAAAGATTGGCCACAAAGCGAATTAAGTCTGAGATAAAGCAAAATCGCCAGAAATTCGACGATTAA
- a CDS encoding outer membrane beta-barrel protein, with protein MKKLTILILLAIVAITGNAQDFFDFGPKIGMNTSKISTHMSDYNAEAVNSYQFGAFARFNLGRLYLQPEAYSNSKKGKVISASDLGLSTINSFDLKTIDVPVLLGLKIIDQKALNLRVLAGPTFSFLTDKSVKGQLTEDNLKNSFFGWQYGVGIDFLFLSLDVRKESFSNNLYDTPNFDFDTKNGTFVISLGMKLF; from the coding sequence ATGAAAAAACTTACAATTCTTATCCTGTTGGCTATAGTTGCCATAACAGGGAATGCTCAGGACTTTTTTGATTTTGGCCCAAAAATCGGGATGAATACGTCTAAGATTTCGACACATATGTCTGATTATAATGCAGAAGCAGTAAACAGTTATCAATTTGGTGCTTTTGCACGCTTTAATCTTGGACGGCTTTACCTTCAGCCTGAAGCCTATTCAAATTCAAAAAAAGGTAAAGTGATAAGCGCCAGTGATCTTGGTCTTTCAACCATCAATTCGTTTGATCTGAAAACCATTGATGTTCCAGTTCTGCTTGGACTTAAAATCATTGATCAGAAAGCCTTGAATCTTCGTGTTTTGGCTGGGCCAACATTCTCATTCTTAACCGATAAAAGTGTTAAAGGTCAACTTACCGAAGACAATCTGAAAAATAGTTTCTTTGGATGGCAGTATGGCGTGGGTATTGATTTCCTTTTCCTGTCGCTGGATGTCAGAAAAGAGTCATTCAGTAACAATCTGTACGACACACCAAACTTTGATTTTGACACCAAAAACGGAACGTTTGTAATCAGTTTGGGAATGAAGTTATTTTAG